A window of the Catenulispora sp. MAP5-51 genome harbors these coding sequences:
- the rocD gene encoding ornithine--oxo-acid transaminase: MSAPGSADTERLIGLTEEHSAHNYHPLPVVIAEAEGAWVTDVDGNRYLDMLAGYSSLNFGHRNPAVLAAAREQLSRLTLTSRAFHHEVFGPFVQELSQLCGKDAALPMNSGTEAVETALKAARKWGYQVKGVPQDRAQIITCEGNFHGRTLSVVSFSTDPEAREEFGPFTPGFVSVPYGDASAIESAITDDTVAVLLEPIQGEAGVLVPPAGYLSAVRAICTRRGILFIADEIQSGLGRTGETFACDVESVVPDIYLLGKALGGGVLPVSAVVADRDVLGVFKPGEHGSTFGGNPLACAVGRAVIGLVRTGEYQEPSRTLGIRMHSLLNELPSSAIREVRGRGLWAGVEIDPSCGTGRQVSERLMARGVLAKDTQGVAIRMSPPLVVTSEEIDWAVTQLREALRI; the protein is encoded by the coding sequence GTGAGCGCTCCCGGCTCGGCGGACACCGAGCGCCTGATCGGCCTGACCGAGGAGCACAGCGCCCACAACTACCACCCGCTGCCGGTGGTGATCGCCGAGGCCGAGGGCGCCTGGGTGACCGACGTCGACGGCAACCGCTACCTGGACATGCTCGCCGGATACTCGTCGCTGAACTTCGGGCACCGCAACCCCGCGGTGCTCGCCGCGGCCCGCGAGCAGTTGTCCCGGCTGACGCTGACCTCCCGGGCGTTCCACCACGAGGTGTTCGGGCCCTTCGTCCAGGAGCTGTCACAGCTGTGCGGAAAGGACGCGGCGCTGCCGATGAACTCCGGCACCGAGGCGGTCGAGACCGCGTTGAAGGCCGCGCGCAAGTGGGGGTACCAGGTCAAGGGCGTCCCGCAGGACCGCGCGCAGATCATCACCTGCGAGGGGAACTTCCACGGCCGGACGCTCTCGGTCGTGTCGTTCTCCACCGATCCGGAGGCACGCGAGGAGTTCGGGCCGTTCACGCCCGGCTTCGTGTCGGTACCCTACGGCGACGCCTCCGCGATCGAGTCGGCGATCACCGATGACACCGTCGCGGTGCTGCTCGAGCCGATCCAGGGCGAGGCGGGCGTGCTGGTACCGCCGGCCGGCTACCTGAGTGCGGTCCGCGCGATCTGCACACGCCGCGGCATTCTGTTCATCGCCGACGAGATCCAGTCAGGCCTCGGTCGCACCGGCGAGACGTTCGCGTGCGACGTCGAGTCGGTCGTGCCGGACATCTACCTGCTGGGCAAAGCACTCGGCGGCGGCGTCCTGCCGGTGTCGGCGGTGGTGGCGGACCGCGACGTCCTCGGGGTGTTCAAGCCCGGCGAGCACGGGTCGACGTTCGGCGGCAATCCGCTGGCGTGTGCGGTCGGACGCGCGGTCATCGGGCTGGTGCGGACCGGCGAATACCAGGAGCCCTCCCGCACGCTGGGAATTCGGATGCACTCGCTGCTGAACGAGCTGCCGTCGTCCGCCATCCGGGAGGTCCGCGGCCGCGGCCTGTGGGCCGGGGTCGAGATCGACCCGTCATGCGGTACCGGTCGGCAGGTGTCCGAACGGCTGATGGCCCGGGGTGTGCTGGCGAAGGACACGCAAGGCGTGGCGATCCGCATGTCACCGCCGCTGGTCGTGACGTCCGAGGAGATCGACTGGGCGGTGACGCAGTTGCGGGAGGCGTTGCGCATTTAG
- a CDS encoding DEAD/DEAH box helicase, translated as MSNASAPTASPSPALREEAESLLRRLAGESARLREDQWTAIHALVEEHRRALVVQRTGWGKSAVYFVATALLRARGAGPTVIVSPLLALMRNQIEAAERAGIRARTINSANLHEWEDIQAEVAAGEVDVLLISPERLNNPDFRDEVLPKLASEVGLLVVDEAHTVSDWGHDFRPDYRRIRTFLADLPPGVPVLATTATANARVVADVAEQLGTHGEGDTADTLVLRGTLDRESLALHVVRLGSPEERFAFLAEQLPKLPGSGIIYTLTVAATDEVAAFLRSRGFEVASYSGRTEDAERRQAEADLLGNRIKALVATSALGMGFDKPDLGFVVHLGAPNSPIAYYQQVGRAGRGVDHAEVLLLPGAEDRAIWQYFASLAFPPEQQVRQTLDALDAAGRPLSTAALEPRVDLRRSRLETMLKVLDVDGAVRRVKGGWESTGRSWHYDGERYARVAAAREAEQRSMIEYESTGECRMTFLRRQLDDPAIEGPCGRCDNCAGAKYTASVSGEGAEAARAALAKPGVQIAARKLWPTGMSALGVALTGKIPAGEAAETGRALGRLTDLGWGARLRDLLADGTADQPLPAPMVDGIVKVLAAWDWKQRPTAVVSIGSHTRPGLIADTARRIAAIGRLEYLGAVDPVVTAAAGQARRGNSAQRLMQVHDAFALSPALAEAVAAHQGPVLVVDDRVDTGWTMTVAARMLRQAGADEVLPFALALEA; from the coding sequence ATGAGCAACGCCAGCGCACCGACCGCCAGTCCCTCCCCCGCCCTGCGTGAGGAGGCCGAGTCGCTGCTGCGGCGGCTGGCCGGGGAGTCGGCGCGGTTGCGGGAGGACCAGTGGACGGCGATTCATGCGCTGGTCGAGGAGCATCGGCGGGCGTTGGTGGTGCAGCGGACCGGGTGGGGCAAGTCGGCGGTGTACTTCGTCGCCACCGCCTTGCTGCGGGCTCGGGGGGCCGGGCCGACGGTGATTGTTTCGCCGCTGCTGGCGTTGATGCGCAACCAGATCGAGGCTGCGGAGCGGGCCGGGATTCGGGCTCGGACGATCAACTCGGCGAACCTGCACGAGTGGGAGGACATTCAGGCCGAGGTCGCGGCTGGGGAGGTGGATGTGCTGCTGATCTCGCCGGAGCGGCTGAACAATCCCGACTTCCGGGATGAGGTGCTGCCCAAGCTGGCCTCCGAGGTGGGGCTGCTGGTCGTGGACGAGGCGCACACGGTCAGTGACTGGGGGCACGATTTCCGGCCGGATTATCGGCGGATTCGGACCTTCCTGGCCGACCTGCCGCCGGGCGTTCCGGTGCTGGCCACGACCGCGACGGCGAACGCCCGGGTGGTGGCCGACGTCGCCGAGCAGCTCGGGACGCACGGCGAGGGTGACACCGCCGACACGCTGGTGCTGCGCGGGACGCTGGACCGGGAGAGCCTGGCGCTGCACGTGGTGCGGTTGGGCAGTCCCGAGGAGCGGTTCGCGTTCCTGGCCGAGCAGTTGCCGAAGCTGCCGGGCTCGGGGATCATCTACACCCTGACGGTCGCGGCCACCGATGAAGTCGCGGCGTTCCTGCGCTCGCGCGGGTTCGAGGTGGCCTCGTACTCGGGGCGGACCGAGGACGCCGAGCGGCGGCAGGCCGAGGCTGATCTGCTGGGGAACCGGATCAAGGCGCTGGTCGCGACGTCGGCGCTGGGGATGGGGTTCGACAAGCCGGACCTGGGGTTCGTGGTCCATCTCGGTGCGCCGAACTCGCCGATCGCCTACTACCAACAGGTCGGGCGTGCCGGGCGCGGCGTGGACCACGCCGAGGTGCTGCTGTTGCCCGGCGCCGAGGACCGCGCGATCTGGCAGTACTTCGCCTCGCTGGCCTTCCCGCCCGAGCAGCAGGTCCGCCAGACGCTGGACGCCCTGGACGCCGCCGGCCGGCCGCTGTCCACGGCGGCGCTGGAGCCGCGGGTGGACCTGCGGCGCTCGCGGTTGGAGACGATGCTGAAGGTGCTCGATGTCGACGGGGCCGTGCGCCGCGTGAAGGGCGGCTGGGAGTCGACCGGCCGGAGCTGGCACTACGACGGCGAGCGCTACGCCCGCGTGGCCGCCGCTCGCGAGGCCGAGCAGCGCTCGATGATCGAATACGAGAGCACCGGCGAGTGCCGCATGACCTTCCTGCGCCGCCAGCTCGACGACCCGGCCATCGAAGGACCCTGCGGACGCTGCGACAACTGCGCCGGGGCGAAGTACACCGCGAGCGTCAGCGGCGAGGGCGCCGAGGCCGCGCGCGCCGCCCTGGCCAAGCCCGGTGTGCAGATCGCGGCACGCAAGCTGTGGCCCACGGGGATGTCGGCGCTCGGTGTCGCGCTGACGGGCAAGATCCCGGCGGGCGAGGCCGCAGAGACCGGCCGTGCGCTGGGGCGGCTGACCGATCTGGGCTGGGGTGCGCGCCTGCGCGACCTGCTCGCCGACGGCACCGCCGACCAGCCGCTGCCAGCGCCGATGGTGGACGGGATCGTGAAGGTGCTGGCGGCCTGGGATTGGAAGCAGCGTCCGACGGCGGTGGTGTCGATCGGTTCGCACACCCGCCCTGGTCTGATCGCGGACACGGCGCGCCGGATCGCCGCGATCGGGCGGCTGGAGTATCTGGGTGCGGTGGACCCGGTTGTGACGGCGGCGGCGGGGCAGGCGCGGCGCGGCAACAGTGCGCAGCGGCTGATGCAGGTGCATGACGCGTTCGCGCTGAGCCCGGCGCTGGCCGAGGCGGTGGCGGCGCATCAGGGTCCGGTCCTGGTGGTGGACGACCGGGTCGACACCGGTTGGACGATGACGGTCGCGGCGCGGATGCTGCGGCAGGCGGGCGCCGACGAGGTGTTGCCGTTCGCGTTGGCGCTGGAGGCTTAG
- a CDS encoding discoidin domain-containing protein, whose product MRIRSGTPLRLLMSLALTTLSVSVLAEPDATAAATSAATAAGPAVWILDATDRPFTSTTEPSSAPTSIQLYAAGDDTEAAQILVRSTSAQTGVSVTAGALSGPGGATIPASDISARYEYDHPAISKVGNIQNPPDGGSAYYDALIDDSARSVAADTTFASYYEVSVPAGQAPGVYSGTATVNSSLGAVAVPVSVTVYPVTIPPTSQSTFKMNNWFTSAGWDYTGTVTSIPGEYGVQMFDPNWWTVETNIAADMAKHRNNVIYADAEALAIPDTTVDASGNFTFGWGTFDRFVNLFVSSGAMQYIYTPTLLEPSPTGGGADPQVDTLVAANGVSGAVKHVLCPVDAGPANGCPNTTAWLNQFFPALKAHLDAMGWTNRFYMSALDEPTTSQQSAAANWFYAVYDKYFPNPMTNEAQDNAFTGDASYLTTSTPQSIVYDQNTALYQNYRISGKDLWLYTCISPQGKYMNRFTSNYLDETRLIPWLDWKIGGDGYLHWGWNYWIDTAKAQWTPADTFNGPQTGDQWLVYPDKSAYAIYDSLRSEAQTAGLQDYELLHQLAATKPDAARTLSETLVTNPTSYDTSGWDVEAVHKQLLDELAGTTGTTGDLALPFTDDFSGGDHFWTHALGTWSTNGAEYTQSDSSANWGYVSYIRGRGYQDVSASVDLQITGVNASGGSQNWAGLMVRSANGTDMDSGYLIAQRNDGEVFVYRSGTTLAHATVPGYVSGQRTHLRVVAQGSTLTVYSGTGQAPVLTVTDSAFSAGDVGVVTGGASANFWNARVMPTSVDPVEGAAITASSSYEGDGWGIRSAADGQRSSVADSMGWSSLGTYTVNHTEWVQLDLGSARSLDRIDLYPRDDGANTGMGFPVDFTIQVSADGTNWTTVSTQTGYPKPGAGAQTFPFAATTARYVKVTGTNLGTDPLGHFHMQFAEIEAHGGDLALGRPVSASSSADLPNEGWLTANLTDGAHHTDLWSSSGWSSAGTSSPNTTQWAQVDLGGPSLISQVTLYPRDDAPNTGLGFPTAFTIQISPDGTTWTTIASQSSYPRPGAGGQSFGFTASTARYVRVTGTQLTADPFGTYYMQLAGISVT is encoded by the coding sequence ATGCGCATACGTTCCGGCACGCCCTTACGCCTCCTGATGAGCCTCGCGCTGACGACCCTGTCGGTCAGCGTGCTGGCCGAACCCGACGCGACGGCCGCCGCCACCAGTGCCGCCACCGCCGCCGGTCCCGCCGTCTGGATCCTTGACGCGACCGACCGGCCCTTCACCTCCACCACCGAGCCCAGTAGCGCGCCGACATCGATTCAGTTGTACGCGGCCGGCGATGACACCGAGGCCGCGCAGATTCTCGTCCGTTCCACCTCGGCGCAGACCGGGGTGTCGGTCACCGCCGGGGCGCTGAGCGGTCCGGGTGGCGCGACCATACCGGCCTCGGACATCAGCGCTCGGTATGAGTACGACCACCCGGCCATCTCCAAGGTCGGCAACATCCAGAATCCGCCGGATGGCGGCAGTGCCTACTACGACGCGCTGATCGATGACAGTGCGCGGTCCGTGGCCGCTGACACGACCTTCGCGAGCTACTACGAGGTGAGCGTGCCGGCCGGGCAGGCGCCGGGGGTCTACAGCGGTACGGCGACGGTGAACAGCAGCCTGGGCGCCGTGGCGGTGCCGGTGTCGGTGACCGTGTATCCGGTGACGATTCCGCCGACGAGTCAGTCCACGTTCAAGATGAACAACTGGTTCACCTCGGCGGGCTGGGACTACACCGGGACGGTCACGTCCATCCCCGGCGAGTACGGGGTCCAGATGTTCGATCCGAACTGGTGGACCGTCGAGACCAACATCGCCGCGGACATGGCCAAGCACCGCAACAACGTGATCTACGCCGATGCCGAGGCGCTGGCGATCCCGGACACCACGGTGGACGCCTCCGGGAACTTCACGTTCGGCTGGGGCACGTTCGACCGGTTCGTGAACCTGTTCGTGAGTTCCGGCGCGATGCAGTACATCTACACCCCGACGCTGCTGGAACCGAGCCCGACCGGCGGCGGTGCCGACCCGCAGGTGGACACGCTGGTCGCGGCCAACGGGGTGAGCGGCGCGGTCAAGCATGTGCTGTGCCCGGTCGACGCCGGACCCGCGAACGGCTGTCCGAACACCACGGCCTGGCTCAACCAGTTCTTCCCGGCGCTCAAGGCGCACCTGGACGCCATGGGCTGGACGAACCGCTTCTACATGAGCGCTCTGGACGAGCCGACGACCTCGCAGCAGTCCGCGGCCGCCAATTGGTTCTACGCGGTCTACGACAAGTACTTCCCGAACCCGATGACCAACGAAGCGCAGGACAACGCGTTCACCGGCGACGCCTCGTACCTGACGACCTCGACCCCGCAGAGCATCGTCTACGACCAGAACACGGCGCTGTACCAGAACTACCGGATCAGCGGGAAGGACCTGTGGCTCTACACCTGCATATCGCCGCAGGGCAAGTACATGAACAGGTTCACCAGCAACTACCTGGACGAGACGCGGCTGATCCCGTGGCTGGACTGGAAGATCGGCGGCGACGGCTACCTGCACTGGGGCTGGAACTACTGGATCGACACCGCCAAGGCGCAGTGGACGCCCGCCGACACGTTCAACGGCCCGCAGACCGGCGACCAGTGGCTGGTCTACCCGGACAAGTCCGCTTACGCGATCTACGACAGCCTGCGCAGCGAGGCGCAGACCGCCGGGTTGCAGGACTACGAACTGCTGCACCAGCTCGCGGCGACCAAGCCGGACGCGGCGCGCACCCTGAGCGAGACGCTGGTGACCAACCCGACCTCGTACGACACCTCCGGCTGGGATGTCGAGGCCGTGCACAAGCAGCTGCTGGACGAGCTCGCCGGAACCACCGGCACCACCGGCGACCTGGCGCTGCCGTTCACCGACGACTTCAGCGGCGGCGACCACTTCTGGACTCACGCCTTGGGGACCTGGTCCACGAACGGCGCGGAGTACACGCAGTCTGACTCCTCGGCGAACTGGGGCTACGTCTCCTACATCCGCGGCCGCGGCTACCAGGACGTCTCGGCCAGCGTGGACCTGCAGATCACCGGGGTGAACGCCAGCGGCGGCAGCCAGAACTGGGCCGGGCTGATGGTGCGCTCGGCGAACGGCACCGACATGGACTCCGGCTATCTCATAGCCCAGCGGAACGACGGCGAGGTGTTCGTCTACCGCAGCGGTACCACGCTCGCGCACGCGACCGTCCCGGGCTACGTCTCCGGGCAGCGCACCCACCTGCGGGTCGTCGCCCAGGGCAGCACCCTGACGGTGTACTCCGGGACCGGCCAGGCGCCGGTGCTGACCGTCACCGACTCAGCGTTCAGCGCCGGCGACGTAGGGGTGGTCACCGGCGGCGCGAGCGCGAACTTCTGGAACGCCCGGGTGATGCCGACGTCCGTGGATCCGGTCGAGGGCGCGGCCATCACGGCCTCCAGCTCGTACGAGGGCGACGGCTGGGGCATCCGCTCGGCGGCCGACGGCCAGCGCTCCTCGGTGGCCGACTCCATGGGCTGGAGCAGCCTGGGCACGTACACCGTCAACCACACCGAGTGGGTGCAGCTGGACCTGGGCTCGGCCCGCTCGCTGGACCGCATCGACCTCTACCCGCGTGACGACGGAGCCAACACCGGCATGGGGTTCCCGGTCGACTTCACGATCCAGGTCTCGGCCGACGGCACGAACTGGACCACCGTGAGCACGCAGACCGGCTACCCGAAGCCCGGCGCCGGGGCCCAGACGTTCCCCTTCGCCGCGACCACGGCCCGGTATGTGAAGGTCACCGGCACCAACCTGGGCACCGACCCGCTGGGCCACTTCCACATGCAGTTCGCCGAGATCGAGGCGCACGGCGGCGACCTGGCGCTGGGCCGGCCGGTCAGCGCGTCGAGCTCGGCCGACCTGCCGAACGAGGGCTGGCTCACCGCCAACCTCACCGACGGCGCGCACCACACCGACCTGTGGAGCTCCTCGGGCTGGAGCAGCGCCGGGACCAGTTCGCCGAACACCACGCAGTGGGCCCAGGTGGACCTCGGCGGACCCTCGCTGATCAGCCAGGTCACGCTCTACCCCCGGGACGACGCACCGAACACCGGTCTGGGCTTCCCGACCGCGTTCACGATCCAGATCTCCCCCGACGGCACGACCTGGACCACCATCGCCTCGCAGAGCTCGTACCCGCGGCCCGGCGCCGGCGGACAGTCCTTCGGCTTCACCGCCTCCACAGCCCGCTATGTCCGAGTGACCGGCACCCAGCTGACCGCTGACCCGTTCGGCACGTACTACATGCAGCTGGCCGGGATCTCGGTCACGTAG
- a CDS encoding L-rhamnose mutarotase has translation MQRVCFLLKVKAELAEEYRARHETVWPQMLAALSASGWRNYSLFLRPDGLLVGYLETEDFGAALAAMAATEVNARWQSQMAHYFEGIDGGAPDAAMVPLAEVFHLE, from the coding sequence ATGCAGCGCGTCTGTTTCCTGCTGAAGGTGAAGGCCGAGCTGGCCGAGGAATACCGGGCACGCCACGAGACGGTGTGGCCGCAGATGCTGGCGGCGCTGAGCGCGTCCGGCTGGAGGAACTACTCGCTGTTCCTGCGGCCGGACGGCCTGCTGGTCGGCTACCTGGAGACCGAGGACTTCGGCGCCGCGCTGGCCGCGATGGCCGCCACCGAGGTCAACGCCCGGTGGCAGAGCCAGATGGCGCACTACTTCGAGGGGATCGACGGCGGGGCGCCGGACGCGGCGATGGTGCCGCTGGCCGAGGTGTTCCACCTGGAGTGA